From the genome of Brassica oleracea var. oleracea cultivar TO1000 chromosome C4, BOL, whole genome shotgun sequence:
TCTAGATTCAGGAGACTTGGGTATGTGGAAGTTCGAGACTTTAGGCATCAGATGAGTCTGGTACAAAGAAACCATACACCGGAGCTAAACCAAAAGCAGCTTCGGAGTCGCGAGAGAGAATCACAAGAAGCAGACTGAGTCACTGAACCGTTCTTCGATGTAGATAGTCTTGACTTTGTTAATAGTTAAAAATAGTGTTTGATATTATGTATGTAACGTTAAGCTGTTGAAATGTTTTGTGGATTGACAGGAGTAGCTGATAAAACACTTTTTGTGTGTTTGCATCTTCGTGTTGGACATTATATCAAAAGCCGGTTTACCTAAACTAATTTCAATCGCAAACCTTATTTGACGAACAAGGATAACAACACTTAATGGGCCTACAAATACGTGAACTTGGCCCATTTTTCTTCGATAAATAATCAGACGGTCATAACTGGGCTGCAGTGGGAGGAGTCGATTACTTTTGCTATCTGAGAATACAAAATGGCGGCGAAAGCAGCGGTGGTATTGCCACGTCCGGTGACGTTTGTGACGGGAAATGCTAAGAAGCTCGAAGAGGTCAAAGCTATCATCGGGAGTTCCATTCCTTTCAAGTCTCTCAAACTCGACCGTTCGTACCCCCCTTTCGATTTCAACCTCAGTTCCAGTTTTAGTTAATCTCATTCTTATTACTCCTTGACTGTTGAGTTGCAGTGCCTGAGCTGCAAGGTGAGCCTGAGGATATCTCCAAAGAGAAAGCTCGTCTGGCTGCTCTTCAGGTCCACAAGCTGTTACCCTTTTCGATTACTCAATTTTATTACCTGTATTGATTGAAATTCATCATTCTTATGTGTAAATGTGTAAGCTTTATTGTGATCATACACTGTTGTCTCGTTTTCTTACTTGTGCTGAATAAACTGATACAAATTGTGTTTCATTGTGAATGAGAAGGTAAATGGGCCAGTGCTAGTGGAGGATACATGCCTCTGTTTCAATGCTTTGAAGGGTCTCCCTGGTATGTTTTCCTTAAACATTCTCCCTTATTTCATTTTACTCTATGAATAAATTGGTCACACTGTCTTATTTGTTTTTTGGGGTTTTGCAGGTCCTTACATGTAAGTTCTCCCCTCTTAATGCTCTGCTTGTTTCTTTCTTGTCCATCCTTCACAAGAGAGGATATATTTTTCTACTTTTTCCCAATGTGTAACAAACTATGAATTAACTAGGTAAATGGCTTACAGACATAAATATACCAAGCTTATCAAGTTACATCTGTATATCTTCTTTAATCTGAGTCTTTCTTGATCAAAGTACGTGTCATTTACTTATAATTGGGTTGGATCAAGTCATGTTCTTAGTTTTTTTACGTAGCTGCTAACTGGTGTGAGTGTTGTGATCATGGATGTCTTAATTCATTGCTGGACTGAAATTTAGAAGAGACCTCTATTTTCTTCACTTACTGGAAGTTAGAAAGTAAGACTAGGAACATATATTTAACTTTTGGTCAGTATCAGATTGATTCAGCGTGGGACTAACTGTATTGGAGTTATGTAGAGTTCTTCTTTCTAGTACTTTTGATCTTCTTTCCTGTTTTTTTTTCTTCTGCAGCAAGTGGTTTCTTGAGAAGCTTGGCCATGAAGGTTGTGATTATCAACTGTTTCTTTTTCTTTTCTCACTTCACCCTTTGTTTTATTTATCTCCTAACCCAATCTTGGTCTGACTCATGTTCAGGTTTGAACAACTTACTGATGGCCTATGAAGATAAATCAGCTTATGCATTGTGTGCATTCTCTTTCTCGCATGGTCCAGGTGCTGAACCTCTTACATTTTTGGGGAAAACTCCGGTATGTTCACTGCCCTTTTTTAAATATCAAACTTTCTGCTCTATCTGCTTAGTCATTTTAGAGTTTCTCTATTTGTTAATTGTTGAAATTTCGATTGATATTTCTTTGTTATTGATATGTTAGGGTAAGATAGTTCCAGCAAGAGGACCAACTGATTTCGGGTGGGATCCAGTGTTTCAACCTGATGGATATGACCAAACGTACGTGCGCCTCTGTTCTATCACTCAGAAAACGTAGTATTAGACCTTTTTTTTCAGATATCCTCAAAACTGAGAAAGCTTGCTTGGTGATTTTTCTATATTGGTTGTAGTTATGCAGAAATGGCAAAGGAAGAAAAGAACAAGATATCCCATCGGTACAAGTCTTTAGCTATGGTGAAATCTCACTTTAAGGAGGCTGGCTACGTGTTCCAGACAACAGATGATGATACCAATTAAAGTGAAAACCCAGTCCCCATTTTCCTTGTTCTCCTTTTTTTCTGAATTACAATTAGAAACACTTTTGTTCACAAGTTTCTAACCAAAACATAAAATGGCAAAACATATTTATTGGATTTTGCTTTGATCTCAATTCTCAACAGACAGTAACACTAATCATTGTCATGAATTGAAACCTTGTTGCGTGATTCATTTATTTGGTTGAATTGAACTGCGTTCGTAGTAATATCATTCTTGAACGTTGCCATGAAACAAAATCTTTACCAGGAATCTAAACTTTTAGTGTAGATTTCATGAGAGATCAAAAAAAAAAAAATGTAGATTTCATGTAGCTTGCTCAGTATAACTAATACTCACATCTTCGAAGGCGTAACTTTAGATCTGGTGGGTGGATCAGTAATGGTAAATTAGTGCGTAGAATCTCTTGAAGATTTCTATTTTTGTTGTTATAAACCTTACATTTCTATTTCCTATATGTATCTAAATATTCATGAGAAACAACTCAAATCAGATTCCCTAAGGAGTCTGCAAAATAAATAATCTATGTTCGCAAAGACCGAAGTCATTGGCAATACACCTGCGTTTAAGGAGATTTTCGATAGAATTCAAGTTTGTAATGCTGGTAGACATTAAAAAAAAAAAAATGAGCCCTTGCTTGTTTGTTTGAAAAGAAAAAGCCCTTGTTTGGTAAAATATCATTCATTAAATACTCTTATGGGAGACTTGTATGACCACTAACTTGGAAGGATCGCAAAGTAAGGAGATGATATTATATGTTTCACATGAATTACCGTTTGTGATCAGACAATGTATTTATGAGAGTACAACCAGTGGATAAAGCTCCTCATGTAATCTCTTGGAAGTGCTTACGAAATGAATCCAGTAAGCGTACAGAAAATTCCAACTAGTAACGTGCAGAGCAAGAAAAAGAACCACCCACTTCTCAAGTTTAAAAGCAAGTTTAAAAGAAGAAAGAAAGATCGGATACAACGGTTTATGGGTTTGGCATCACATCACGTCGTAGTGTAACAACTCCTTTATATTTACTCACTACTCCCAACTGTTTTGTGGTTTCATTCCTATATTTCACAAGTATGTAGTTTGCTTTAGAGGTTGCTTTAGAATTCAAAAATCAATTCAGGCCCTGTTCGTTTGCTCACCATCTAGGTGAAAATACAAATCGATGTTCGTTTTGTGCATTATAATGCTACATCCAGATGGATCACCCAGCTGAATTTTTAAAAACTCATCCAAATTCTCACCCAAATGAAGGTGAGTCTTGATGGTGCATCTGGATGCAGATGCATCTAGTCCAGTCCAAAATGATAAATGACAAAAATGACCTTTTAAAATCAAAATATTATTTTCAAACCCTAAATTCTATTTTTTTGCATATATATTTTTCTGTTATAACCAAAAAAATGCATTTTCTCGCAAAAACTGAAAAACACATTTTTCCACCAAAACCGCGAGATGCGTTTTTCCACAAAACGTAAAACACACATTTCCATAAAAACACATTTTTTCGCCAAACCAGTAAAACCGCACTTTTCGACCAAAACCGAAAAATCGCATTTTCCTCGCATTTTCCTATCAAAACAAAAAAAAACGCATTTTCCAGCCAAAACCCAAAAAACCCATTTTCCCTCCAAACTCCAAAAAACATTTTCCTGCCAAAACCGCAAAAAGCATTTTCTTGCCAAAACCGGAAAACAGAATTTTCTCGCCAAAACCAGAAAAACGCAATTTTTCCGCCAAAACCAGAAAAATGCATTTTCTCGCCAAAACCGGAAAACACAATTTTCTCGCCAAAATCGGAAAACGGAATTTTCATGTCAAAACCGAAAAAACGCATTTTCCCGCCAAAACTGGAAAACACAATTTTCCCGCAAAAACCGGAAAACACAATTTTCCCGCAAAAACCGGAAAACATAATTTTCCGGAAAAACGCATTTTCCAGCCAAAACTGGAAAACACATTTTTCGCATTTCCTCGCCAAAATCGGGAAAAATGTATTTTCCCACCCGAAACCGGAAAAAATGTATTTTCTCGTCGAAACCGCAAAAATGATTTTCCCGCCAAAATCGCGAAAAAAACTTTTCCCGCCAAAACCGCAAAACACACTTTTCCCGTCCAAACCGCAAAACGTATTTTTCCGCCAACCCCATAAAAACGTATTTTTCCGGCAAAACAACAAAAATGAACTTTTTCGCCAAAAACACATTTTCCTCAAAAACCGCAAAAATATTTTCCGCAAAAACTGTAAAAATGCTATTTTTCTGCCGAAACGTAAAAAATTATATTTTAATCATTTTATTAACAAGTCCACCTGGATGAAGATGAAAGTTAAAAAATGAAAAGCAAACGAACATAGTTGCATTCAGATGATTCATCTGGATGCATGGACGAAATGAAGAAACGAACAACATCCAGATGCTCCATCTGGATAAGACATCTAGATGGACCATCTGGGACCATCTGGATGCATCTTACAGATGTACAAACGAACAGGGCCTCAATCATCCAATTACTGAAACACTCGAGCCAACAAAACATAAAAGACAACTGAAGTTGCAAAAAAATCAAGAAAGCTTTTCAATCGTCTTCTGTTACAATTTTTTCTTTACTATGACCACTAACTTGAAAGAGAAACCCAAAAAGACTACAGACGCAAGGGAGTGAGATCCAGTAAAACCATAGGGACTTTAACAACTCCAAAACCAAATGGGAAACAAAAACTAAAAACCATAAGAGACTCTTAAAAGAAGGAAAACCTTTTGAACAACGCTTCTGAGCTTGCTCCTCTTTGTTTCCCCAAACACCATTTTTTAAGAAAAAGAAGAAAAAGCAAGCAGAGGTTGACCAATTCCTACCACCTGTAAGAAAACTGAGTGGGATCTACCGAAACAATGATACGACCACAACGAGACGAGAAAGCAGAAAGACTACTAGTACTACTTACTATATATTCCACTTTCCATAGATATGGGAAAGGGTTTAGGGTTGGTTAGTACTATGGGTGGTATAGAGAGAACTAACAAGGTCTGCCTCTGCGGCAACCTAGTGCTCCTGCAGTAGAGGTTATGGTGTGGACCATTGATGATGGTTTAGCTGCTAAGCTTGAGGCTCGTCCATAGCTAGCTGATGCTTCTGCTCCTGATGCCTTGAAGAATGCTCCATTCAGTAGCAGATCTCCTTCTGATCTCCAATTCCACTTCTGCCACTCACTTGCATCTGTCTCTACTCTTTTCGTCACCTATTTGATCCACATTTGAATAATCTTTGATATGAGGATAACTGTACACTACAACACCTTCCTCTGTTATTAAGACAAACAAAAATTTAGAAATTGAACCTCTTTGGCGAAAGGGTTCTTAGGAGCAGCATATCTGTTTCCTTGACTGTTGATGGTTGGATCTGCACTCCCACCAATTGCGTACATCTCCCAGTGTGTGTAGTCGTTGTTGACCACATGGAAATACCCATGTCTGCACCTGCAATTGGACAATCCAAATTCTACTATCAGAACAAATGATGATAGCTTAAGTCTAAGAATTTCAAAAAAAAAAAAAATAGCAACCTTGGCATTCTCTGAACCAAGCCTTCTCCAAAATGGTTGTAAGCAATGGTCACTTGCATCAGCTTGTCTTTTGTGTAGGAATCACTGTGGCCGAGTAACATGACCTCATTGTGGTGTGTAAAGTGGTTATTGGAAACGGTAATAGCAGTAGAACCCATGACAGCATCCACAAGGCCATCAGCACAGTGAGAGAGAGAGTTATGATCAATCCAGATATGAGATGATTGAAAGATAGAGACTGCATCACCATCAGCCATTGTTCTCCAGCCAAAGTGAGATGGCGAGCTTCTAACCATGGCGTTTCCAGTAGGCTTGCAATCATGAATGTGAAGACCATGGATGATGACGTTGGTGATAAACTGGATAGTGATGCAAGCACCGTTGGCTATATGGACATTAGCACCACGACCATCAATGGTCTTGAAACTGTTCATAATCAGCTCTTGTTTCAGCTCTATCACCATATCTCTCTTGAACACAATCCACAGAGGCTCATCTTGGATAACCGCATGGCGAAGAGTTCCTGGTTTGGGGTTAATAACGTCTTCATCAGTGGGGTCAGTGACAACGTAGAAGCGTCCATCACGACCACCAACAGCGTTGCGTCCAAAACCGATCCCACAATCGGCGAGGCGTTTGCGGTTCTTATGCCAGTTACGGTCACAACGCCAACAGTCATCGATTGGGTTACCGGTTCCACATGAGAAAAATCCAAGCTTCCTCCTTGCTGTGATGTTATGTTCGCTCCTGAAAATCAAAACTTAATACATTAATCACAACACATGAATTCAAATAAGGATTTCTTTTTTATGTTTTTTTACCGGAATGTAGAGGCTGATTAAAACATCTCAGCCACCGTTAATGTTTGTTCTTACCTAACGTAATAAATTTCTTTGTAGGTTTATGAGGTCAATAAAGTAGTTGTTCTTACATCGATTTTTCGGTCTCATTAATGTTCAAGTGGTGAAAAATTAAAATAGACCAAAGATGATAGAGACTCTCAGAAACTAAATGCCACAAAAAGACGGTAGAGAGCAGTTGCAAAAGTCCAAAAAATCAGAGAAAGAAAAGTGAATCGAGCTAATTGAAGAGGCCGTTAAATACAAAACAAGACAATGTCCGTGCGAACTCTGACAATTGCGAGAGCGTGGTGAAACGACAACGTGTCAGTTTTATTCTAGTGCTGGTTTCATGTCTGTACCTATCTATATGGTTTAAGTAGCATAGCTCCGCGACGAAAATTTAAAGAGACATGAATAGCAACTCAACTTTTACGGATAAAAAGACAAATTTAATTAAAATAAAAAAGAAATTCAAGACTTTTGTTCTATGTTCTTTAATACTACTAACACATAAGTTTACTTCTGGGTTCTTTAATTAAGACTTGTCGTCTGAAATGCAATTTGTAGATAATGAAAAAATGATGTATTCCCGAGAAAACTTAATGCAGTCACACAAAAGAGAAAGACAGAGAGAGAGAGAGAGAGAGAAACTCACATCTGAACAAGGGTAGAGACTTCATCAGCAACCTTATCTGGATCATCAACCGCGTGCTGTTCATTCAACTCCACACCTTCAAGCCTGCGAAATGACGCGACCAACCATAAACTAAAATTATCAACACATTTAAATTTTTTTTTTAAAAGAGATCGGTCCGACACGTGGTAACATCTTAACGCAAGTAAAATCGGATAATATGTAAATGCGAGAGTATAGCACAAACGTTTTGATGAAACTGACTATTTAGCCCTTCTGAGAAACTGCACGTTATTAACTTTTATCATCGTCGATAATTATTTACTGACGTGGAATATATGATAAACATTTATCAGACTCTAGGCTAGAGAGACAGAGCATGTGTGCGTGACCGGTGATGAATGAATAAAAAGGTAAAAGGCAACGGTTAACGAATCCGAGGGATCCTTAGCATATCAACGGCTAGGATTGTTAGTTAACACTCCACTTTTATTTTTATTTTAAAATTGAACAAAAAGGTTAAACCTAGCGGTTAAAAGCGCGTTTCATGTTTTCGTGAGCGGCGGCAAAACAAATAAATTCCAATAAATAATCAAGTTTTGATTCGCTCTTTTACCTGTTCGCCGCCATTGTTGAGCTGTTTTTTGAGCTCTGCAACTCCTCTGTTTTCAGCTTCCTGAAAAAAAAAACAGAGCATTATTACGGAATCTGGAGTCTTAAGCTCAAAAATCTCACAGAAAGACTCACACATCACTAGAAACTGAAAGAATCAGCTACGAAATTAATATAATAGGGCACAAATCCATGAAAACTCGAAAATCGACAGAGATGGAAAATATCAAAATCCTCCGTAGAAAATAGACAATGCAGCTTACACAGAGACTTCGTATCAACACAGAAGAAGAAAAAAGTTCAGCTGCGAAACAAATCAGTCGAAGAGAGAGAAAAAAATCAGGACTACTTGGAACATAGATGGAAAATGTCAAAATCCTTCGCAGAAATTGAGAATGCAGCTTAAACGGATACTTAAAAGCAGCTCGGAAGAGAAAAAAATAGACAAGATCCGAGGACGAAGACGAAACCATAGCGAAGAGATATTTACAGAGAGAAAGAGAGACCTGGAGCTAGGGATTTCAATTTTCCGGAGAATCGTTGCACTGAGGGCTAAGAGGACGAGGACGGTCAAACAAACAGAGGTTACTTTCTGAGACGACGACGCCATTGAGGAAGCTTATTTCTGAAATGTTCTCACTTTTTCTCGGGAAAAAAGGAAGCGGCGAGAGGAGAGAGGAGGTTAGAAGAAGCAGGAGACGAGTGACAGATTAGTGCACAAGCTCCAAGGTAACCGTCTCC
Proteins encoded in this window:
- the LOC106336928 gene encoding probable pectate lyase 15, with the protein product MASSSQKVTSVCLTVLVLLALSATILRKIEIPSSRKLKTEELQSSKNSSTMAANRLEGVELNEQHAVDDPDKVADEVSTLVQMSEHNITARRKLGFFSCGTGNPIDDCWRCDRNWHKNRKRLADCGIGFGRNAVGGRDGRFYVVTDPTDEDVINPKPGTLRHAVIQDEPLWIVFKRDMVIELKQELIMNSFKTIDGRGANVHIANGACITIQFITNVIIHGLHIHDCKPTGNAMVRSSPSHFGWRTMADGDAVSIFQSSHIWIDHNSLSHCADGLVDAVMGSTAITVSNNHFTHHNEVMLLGHSDSYTKDKLMQVTIAYNHFGEGLVQRMPRCRHGYFHVVNNDYTHWEMYAIGGSADPTINSQGNRYAAPKNPFAKEVTKRVETDASEWQKWNWRSEGDLLLNGAFFKASGAEASASYGRASSLAAKPSSMVHTITSTAGALGCRRGRPC
- the LOC106339465 gene encoding inosine triphosphate pyrophosphatase, whose protein sequence is MAAKAAVVLPRPVTFVTGNAKKLEEVKAIIGSSIPFKSLKLDLPELQGEPEDISKEKARLAALQVNGPVLVEDTCLCFNALKGLPGPYIKWFLEKLGHEGLNNLLMAYEDKSAYALCAFSFSHGPGAEPLTFLGKTPGKIVPARGPTDFGWDPVFQPDGYDQTYAEMAKEEKNKISHRYKSLAMVKSHFKEAGYVFQTTDDDTN